GCACCAATCAGAATCTCCATTTTCTTACCCCGAATTTCCCCTCTggaaatgcgccgcatttccatTTAGGCCTGTAAACCGAGAACGCGAAATGCGCCGCGTTTCTTCCACGAACGCCCGTGCCAACCATGCAGACGACGGCGCTCTTAAACTTTACAGCATGTAGTAATTTCGGTTGCGTCGATTAGGAGGAAGGAAGCAGCAATCAAGCTCTCTCTTTATTCTTGGCTAAATGTGGCTCCCTAGAGGATATCTGATACTCTTGCTGCCTTCTCAACTTTATCAATATGACAGGTCTCGCGACGTACACTGATGCTATTGTCACATTGCGGCCGAGTCAGCTCCAAAAGCTCGAGAGTCTCGGCTTGTACTACAATTCGCCAGAGCCAGCAATAATTTGCGTCGAATGCGGCTTCGCCATTAACCCTGCACGCGCGCCGCGTCACCCAGGCGACAAGCATCATATAACTAAGTCTGCCCGCCGTGGTTTGAAGCCACTAATCTATTCTCTCAATCTTCCAAACCCAGAGACACTTCCACTGCGATCAAACGGCTCGCCGCCACACCCATACCTTACGGTATATAAGGGTTCGGCCTGTAAACATTGTGGTCTTCGCTCTATCAGCGAAAAAGTCTTACTAGCCCATGTCAAATCAAAGCACAGCAAAGACACCAAGCTCGCAGCTCGACAACAGACGCGACACTGGCTGAGTGATCACATCCAGCAAGGCTTGTCATTTCAGAGCTGGTCGGCGAACGATATCCGAAGGTCATGGATTATCACCGACAATAACCCTAGCCGTGGCTCTCTACCTTGTAGTACTCTCTTACAAGCTTGTCCAGACGCCGTTAAGCTGCTGGCCCAAAAGCTCTTTGCTGATGAGTGTGCAAGATTAGGGGGTGTAGAAGGAGGCCGTACGAGACGATATGACAGCGCAGCACCGGTATCTATCGCCTTACAGACGAATTGGATGCGGCGTACTGGCTGGGAAACGATGTTCCAAGATACACGTCGTAATATCCTTGTTGCGCTTACGGAGTTACCTAATTGTAGGACCAACCAGCCTATGCCCCTGGGTATCCAGGGAGAAGAAGTAATCTATAGCCTAGCGCGAGACGAACGAAAATTGGCATCGATGATGGTAGCGCTTGATCGCCTCCTCGACCAATGCGGCGAGACCGTTCGGAGGACCGATGTATGCCTGAGGAGATGGCTTCGTTCCAGGTTCCCAGACCGCCCCTACAAAGCGCCCTTCGAGCTGGTGGCAAAGCCGTCTTCTGAGAAGGTCTACCGGAAGGAACTAAAGCGCTTTATCTGCTTCTGGCTTCGACTGTCCCGACTATTACCGACAACTATGCGGGCAATTACAGGGCGAGGGTTGAACAGACATCAGTTTAGAGCTCTTCGTGAGCTCTGGGTGGATGGTGTCCGGCAGTCTGAGGAGCCTGCTGATATGGACCGTACAGATAACCAGGATGGAGGGCAGAGTATGAATGATCATGAGAGTGGAGATGATGGgggtgaagaagaggagaatgatgatgatgattatggtgatgaagaggatgaaggcGAGGACGAAAGTGAATGTGAGGAGAGTGATGGACACGATACATCGGAATATGACAGCCAGAGTAGTGTGGCTATAGAAGCAGATGATCTCTCTGACGCCGAGTC
This genomic interval from Fusarium oxysporum f. sp. lycopersici 4287 chromosome 3, whole genome shotgun sequence contains the following:
- a CDS encoding hypothetical protein (At least one base has a quality score < 10); amino-acid sequence: MTGLATYTDAIVTLRPSQLQKLESLGLYYNSPEPAIICVECGFAINPARAPRHPGDKHHITKSARRGLKPLIYSLNLPNPETLPLRSNGSPPHPYLTVYKGSACKHCGLRSISEKVLLAHVKSKHSKDTKLAARQQTRHWLSDHIQQGLSFQSWSANDIRRSWIITDNNPSRGSLPCSTLLQACPDAVKLLAQKLFADECARLGGVEGGRTRRYDSAAPVSIALQTNWMRRTGWETMFQDTRRNILVALTELPNCRTNQPMPLGIQGEEVIYSLARDERKLASMMVALDRLLDQCGETVRRTDVCLRRWLRSRFPDRPYKAPFELVAKPSSEKVYRKELKRFICFWLRLSRLLPTTMRAITGRGLNRHQFRALRELWVDGVRQSEEPADMDRTDNQDGGQSMNDHESGDDGGEEEENDDDDYGDEEDEGEDESECEESDGHDTSEYDSQSSVAIEADDLSDAESTSAWSLDNQEQLSQDPAADVLLRFCYFAIAEDFEGGLASSTMLVYFSAVRGLSTPNGNEYLHPHRFTPVLARLIYCSRLVFLEAVLPHFSRIYGGIARPPRHGLLRRLNAARREYMCDGTLSPMGEFLSLLSYGNALRRSQGSNFRFHWSDDGEVLSWNGNQRLSMVDFRGLACKVLRSVTASCSRLMYDWEPTHLDLSLIRDNLSTTTPGYSFVSDPVNQLTDAYPELLLRACISPVDGLLQEQGQNQSTWDAKAARAYLEAHDDHLKGLMVLCNFDGGQCARITELLTLECFNTASRERGIGLWDGKMCSIIRHHKARLATNNEFYVVRFFSKPVSRLIFQYLVYIRPVAITILLKCFDIEHTNALLFSPLSQVGQKSTTP